In uncultured Methanobrevibacter sp., the following proteins share a genomic window:
- the hacA gene encoding homoaconitase large subunit, with amino-acid sequence MNISEKILSQKLGREVIPGEIIEVDVDLAMSHDGTSPPAIKTFEKISDKVWDNEKIVIVFDHNVPANTIGSAEFQKVARNFIKTQGIKNHYIHGEGICHQVLPEKGHIEPGKIIVGADSHTCTYGAFGAFSTGMGATDLAMVYATGKTWFMVPESFKIKVEGKLNPGITSKDLILNIIGKIGIAGATYKTAEFCGETIDNLDVESRMTMTNMAIEMGAKNGIMEPNKDTIEYVCSRTGKTKDQLNILKSDEDSVYEKEFLFNVDDMEAQIACPNDVDNVKPLSQVAGTHIDQGFIGSCTNGRLSDLAQAAAVLEGKQVHDDVRLIIIPASKEIYQKAMDLGYIKTFLDAGAMVSNPGCGPCLGGHMGVLSEGETSISSTNRNFKGRMGDPNSSVYLANAGVVAASAISGFIENPDNL; translated from the coding sequence TTGAATATTTCAGAAAAAATATTATCTCAGAAACTAGGTCGTGAAGTCATTCCTGGAGAAATTATCGAAGTGGATGTTGATTTGGCAATGTCACATGATGGAACTTCACCTCCTGCAATAAAAACCTTTGAAAAAATAAGCGATAAGGTTTGGGACAATGAGAAGATAGTCATTGTCTTTGACCATAATGTGCCTGCAAACACAATAGGATCTGCAGAGTTTCAAAAAGTAGCTAGAAACTTCATTAAAACTCAAGGAATTAAGAATCATTACATTCATGGAGAGGGAATCTGCCATCAGGTGCTTCCTGAAAAAGGGCATATTGAGCCTGGGAAAATCATTGTCGGTGCAGACTCACATACATGTACCTATGGAGCATTCGGAGCATTTTCCACTGGAATGGGCGCTACCGATCTAGCTATGGTTTATGCCACCGGCAAAACATGGTTCATGGTTCCGGAATCATTTAAGATAAAAGTTGAAGGAAAATTGAATCCGGGCATCACTTCAAAGGACTTGATTTTAAATATCATCGGCAAGATAGGAATAGCTGGAGCTACCTATAAGACTGCAGAATTCTGTGGAGAGACAATCGACAATTTAGATGTTGAAAGCAGAATGACCATGACAAACATGGCAATAGAAATGGGTGCAAAGAATGGAATTATGGAACCTAACAAAGACACTATTGAATATGTTTGCAGTAGAACCGGCAAGACAAAGGACCAATTGAACATCCTTAAATCCGATGAGGATTCAGTATACGAAAAGGAATTCCTATTTAATGTAGATGATATGGAAGCCCAAATAGCTTGCCCTAATGATGTGGATAATGTAAAGCCATTATCCCAAGTTGCTGGAACTCACATTGATCAAGGGTTCATTGGTTCCTGTACCAATGGAAGGTTATCTGACCTCGCACAGGCAGCAGCAGTGCTTGAAGGAAAGCAAGTCCATGATGATGTGAGATTAATCATCATCCCTGCATCAAAGGAAATATATCAAAAGGCAATGGATTTAGGATACATAAAGACATTCTTAGATGCTGGAGCTATGGTATCAAACCCTGGTTGCGGACCATGCTTAGGTGGACATATGGGAGTGCTGTCTGAAGGTGAAACAAGTATTTCATCTACAAACAGAAACTTCAAAGGAAGAATGGGAGATCCGAATTCATCTGTATATTTAGCTAATGCAGGAGTTGTGGCAGCATCTGCAATTTCAGGATTTATTGAAAATCCGGATAATTTATAA
- a CDS encoding chorismate lyase yields the protein MSKTTDNNINVRLIEKISDVEEKYNKQFSNTQKILLTTDGSITAILDVLYGKIDLKTLEQHFEEATEESAPLVNVDVGDEVNYREIVMHKDDNPLIYAVSYIPLKRLTKEIKDDLIRADTPIGRILKNYNVESRREINVIQIEKASDKLKELYNTEEDFLTRDYTIINNGEILMWIKEFFPINYFTEI from the coding sequence ATGTCAAAAACTACTGACAACAACATTAATGTACGGTTAATTGAAAAAATCAGTGATGTTGAAGAAAAATACAATAAGCAGTTTTCAAACACTCAAAAGATTCTATTGACAACTGATGGTTCAATTACAGCAATCCTTGACGTCCTATATGGAAAAATCGATTTGAAAACCTTAGAGCAACATTTTGAAGAGGCAACTGAAGAGAGTGCACCTTTGGTTAATGTTGATGTTGGAGATGAAGTGAATTATAGGGAAATCGTAATGCATAAGGACGATAATCCATTAATTTATGCCGTTTCTTACATACCTCTAAAAAGATTGACAAAGGAAATCAAGGACGACTTAATCAGAGCAGACACTCCTATTGGAAGAATATTGAAAAACTATAATGTCGAATCCAGAAGAGAGATAAATGTTATTCAGATAGAAAAAGCATCAGATAAACTTAAAGAGCTTTATAATACTGAAGAGGATTTCCTAACACGAGATTACACTATAATAAACAATGGTGAAATCTTGATGTGGATTAAGGAATTCTTCCCAATTAATTACTTTACTGAAATATAA
- the fen gene encoding flap endonuclease-1, with amino-acid sequence MGVKFKDIVSPEEISLKDLEGRTVAIDAYNTIYQFLSGIRQRDGSPLMDQNGNVTSHLSGILYRTASIVDKGIKPIYVFDGDSSEHKAKTLEQRRAIKEEAMEKWEEAKAAGNIEEARKFAIRTSRMSPYTLESSKKLLDYMGIPYVQAEGEGEAQGAYMVEQGDAWAVASQDYDCLLFGAPRIVRNLTLSGGLSNLEYLELEKVLNEIDLTREQLIDVALMVGTDFNEGIHGIGAKTGLKLIRNNTLEDILVQKGITEVEVEPDELRDIFLKHDVNTDYEIKFKSAKRDKLVEFMCEEHGFSESRVLNVTEKLKKLSSTQKSLEDWF; translated from the coding sequence ATGGGAGTAAAATTCAAGGACATAGTTTCTCCAGAGGAAATTAGTCTAAAAGATTTGGAAGGACGAACTGTAGCAATTGATGCATACAACACAATTTATCAGTTTTTATCAGGCATTCGTCAAAGAGATGGAAGTCCTTTAATGGATCAAAACGGCAATGTAACCTCCCATTTAAGCGGAATCCTTTATAGAACTGCATCAATAGTTGACAAAGGAATCAAACCTATCTATGTTTTTGATGGAGACAGTTCAGAGCATAAGGCAAAAACCCTTGAACAGAGAAGGGCAATTAAGGAAGAGGCAATGGAAAAATGGGAAGAGGCAAAAGCTGCAGGAAACATTGAAGAAGCAAGAAAATTTGCTATAAGAACTTCCAGAATGTCCCCATATACCCTTGAATCCTCTAAAAAACTGCTTGATTATATGGGAATCCCTTATGTGCAGGCGGAAGGAGAAGGTGAAGCCCAAGGAGCATACATGGTCGAGCAAGGAGATGCATGGGCTGTAGCTTCACAGGATTATGACTGCCTATTATTTGGTGCACCCCGTATTGTAAGGAACCTTACATTAAGTGGCGGATTATCAAACCTCGAATACTTGGAACTTGAGAAAGTCTTAAATGAAATAGACCTTACAAGAGAACAATTAATCGATGTAGCATTGATGGTAGGGACTGACTTCAACGAAGGAATCCATGGAATCGGTGCAAAAACCGGATTAAAATTAATTAGAAACAACACTTTAGAAGACATTTTAGTTCAGAAAGGAATTACAGAAGTGGAAGTAGAACCTGATGAACTTAGGGACATTTTCTTAAAGCATGATGTGAACACCGATTATGAAATCAAGTTCAAAAGTGCAAAAAGGGACAAGCTTGTTGAATTCATGTGTGAAGAGCATGGATTTTCCGAAAGCAGAGTCTTGAATGTAACTGAAAAACTGAAAAAATTAAGTTCAACACAAAAAAGTTTAGAGGATTGGTTCTAA
- a CDS encoding DUF2119 domain-containing protein yields MSYFRYIDNGEGPTKLFIGGVHGDEGKDVLPLIKLLSNDDFSSGQIYIYNFDKTPYVSTIHREFYESEQGKRILDLVDYYKPDFYTELHSYNIKHFDRLTSLERLDKEGIPPLIDCSQYVLCSSVSPLIRRKHFTKENICQTLEFPSFRGEDLKLSEDELFEKYDYDYDASVHEYMSFLRLITLSKNRDDFEKRVLKDYKKQADLALKYVKIIYGLDFPRY; encoded by the coding sequence ATGTCTTATTTTCGCTATATTGATAATGGAGAAGGCCCTACAAAATTATTTATTGGAGGAGTTCATGGCGATGAGGGGAAGGATGTTTTGCCTTTAATCAAGCTTTTATCCAATGATGATTTCTCAAGCGGACAGATCTATATCTATAACTTTGACAAGACTCCATATGTTTCCACAATTCATAGGGAATTTTATGAGTCTGAGCAAGGAAAGAGAATATTGGATTTGGTTGATTATTATAAGCCTGATTTTTATACAGAACTTCACTCCTACAATATTAAGCATTTTGATAGATTAACAAGCTTGGAAAGACTTGATAAGGAGGGAATTCCACCATTGATTGATTGCAGCCAATATGTATTATGCAGTTCCGTTTCCCCTTTGATAAGGAGAAAGCATTTCACTAAGGAGAATATTTGCCAGACATTGGAGTTTCCATCATTCAGAGGCGAAGACTTAAAGCTCAGTGAAGATGAGCTATTTGAAAAATATGATTATGATTATGATGCCTCAGTTCATGAATACATGTCATTTTTAAGGTTGATTACACTCAGCAAGAATAGGGATGATTTTGAAAAAAGAGTGTTGAAGGATTATAAGAAACAGGCAGATCTTGCGTTAAAGTATGTAAAAATAATTTATGGATTGGATTTTCCTAGATATTAA
- the ahcY gene encoding adenosylhomocysteinase — translation MSNVKDMSLADEGIRKIKWVQKHMPVLEHIKKQFEEEKPFEGITIGSCLHLEPKTVNLGLTLQAGGAEVAMTGCNPLSTHDDAAAGAAALGLHIYGWREQTDEEYYEAIDNVLSHKPDVIIDDGADMIMYLHEKRPELLANIKGACEETTTGVHRLEAMHADGALKFPVIAVNDAYTKYLFDNRYGTGQSSLDAIMGTTNMLIAGKNVVVCGYGWCGRGVASRAAGLGANVIVTEVDPIRALEARMDGYRVMKIREAVKIADLVVTVTGNIDIIHGDDFKYMKDGCMLSNSGHFNVEINRQDLEAQSVSCEEVRESIEMFTMKDGRKIYLLADGRLVNLAAARGQGHPAEIMDMSFAVQALSAKYIVENDLSLSVEKAPDSIDDDVARLKLKAMGIEIDDLSERQKDYLSDWREGT, via the coding sequence ATGAGTAATGTTAAAGACATGTCCCTTGCTGATGAAGGGATTAGAAAAATCAAATGGGTTCAAAAACACATGCCTGTTCTTGAACACATCAAAAAACAATTTGAAGAAGAAAAGCCTTTTGAAGGCATTACCATTGGATCATGCTTACACTTGGAACCTAAAACTGTGAATTTAGGTTTGACTTTACAAGCTGGTGGGGCTGAAGTGGCTATGACCGGTTGTAACCCTCTTTCAACCCATGATGATGCAGCAGCTGGTGCAGCTGCCCTTGGATTGCATATCTATGGTTGGAGAGAACAAACCGATGAGGAATACTACGAAGCTATTGATAATGTATTATCCCACAAGCCGGATGTAATCATTGATGATGGTGCAGATATGATCATGTACCTTCATGAAAAACGTCCTGAACTCTTGGCAAACATTAAGGGTGCTTGTGAAGAAACAACCACTGGTGTTCACAGATTGGAAGCTATGCATGCTGATGGAGCTCTTAAATTCCCAGTTATTGCAGTAAATGATGCTTATACCAAATATTTATTTGACAACCGTTATGGTACTGGCCAATCCTCATTGGATGCTATTATGGGAACCACCAACATGTTGATTGCAGGTAAGAATGTAGTTGTCTGCGGTTACGGCTGGTGTGGTCGTGGAGTTGCATCCCGTGCAGCAGGACTTGGTGCAAATGTCATTGTAACTGAAGTTGACCCAATCAGAGCACTTGAAGCTAGAATGGATGGTTACAGAGTAATGAAAATCAGAGAAGCTGTAAAAATAGCTGATCTTGTTGTAACTGTAACCGGTAATATTGACATTATCCATGGGGATGACTTCAAGTACATGAAAGATGGATGTATGTTATCCAACTCAGGACATTTCAATGTGGAAATCAACAGACAAGACCTTGAAGCTCAATCTGTAAGCTGTGAAGAGGTAAGGGAAAGTATTGAAATGTTTACCATGAAAGACGGTAGAAAAATCTATCTTTTAGCAGATGGAAGACTTGTAAACCTTGCAGCAGCAAGAGGTCAAGGACACCCAGCAGAAATCATGGATATGAGTTTTGCTGTTCAAGCATTGTCTGCTAAATACATCGTTGAAAATGACTTATCCTTAAGTGTTGAAAAGGCTCCTGACAGCATTGATGACGATGTTGCAAGATTAAAGCTTAAGGCTATGGGCATTGAAATCGATGACTTGTCAGAACGTCAAAAAGATTACTTATCTGATTGGAGAGAAGGAACCTAA
- a CDS encoding aldo/keto reductase, producing MKYRTLGKTGEKVSILGFGAMRLPHFKDNNQINVEESDKILSYGIENGINLVDTAYSYHANNLSGKGNCEEYLGNFLHENSYREDILLSTKLPSWLIKSKEDMENIFEQQLKDLKTDTIDLYMLHSLNEDYWKMFRELDVFEFLDDILSSGKAKHVGFSAHTEMDWIVDIIDDYDKFEFGLTQLNYLDERYQSGREGVEYLASQNLGTIIMEPLRGGRLVQNVPQDIMKLWDMAEEKRTPLEWAFQYLWNMEEVNTVLSGMNSIEQVKENIEIANRSEINSISENDLELIHEIAWEYKQRRGNDCTGCGYCMPCPHGVDVAGCFREYNVAKMLNNPAGSAMHYFSLESGTRADSCLHCDDCLNHCPQIIHISEDLKKVEEFFGRKYTYF from the coding sequence ATGAAATATAGAACTTTAGGAAAAACTGGAGAGAAAGTTTCTATCTTAGGATTCGGAGCAATGAGATTGCCTCATTTTAAAGACAATAATCAAATAAATGTTGAAGAGTCCGATAAAATATTGAGTTATGGGATTGAAAATGGAATAAATCTTGTTGATACCGCTTATTCATATCATGCAAATAACTTATCTGGAAAAGGAAACTGTGAAGAGTATCTTGGAAACTTCTTGCATGAGAACTCATATAGGGAGGATATACTTTTAAGTACAAAGCTTCCTAGTTGGCTCATTAAGTCAAAAGAGGATATGGAAAACATATTCGAACAGCAATTAAAGGATTTGAAAACCGATACCATTGATTTATACATGCTACATAGCCTTAATGAGGATTATTGGAAAATGTTTAGGGAACTTGATGTATTTGAATTTCTGGATGATATTTTAAGCTCAGGTAAAGCAAAGCATGTTGGTTTTTCAGCCCATACAGAGATGGATTGGATTGTTGATATTATAGATGACTATGACAAGTTCGAATTTGGCCTTACCCAATTGAACTATCTCGATGAAAGATACCAGTCCGGAAGGGAAGGAGTTGAGTATCTGGCTTCCCAAAACTTAGGAACCATAATAATGGAACCTCTTAGAGGTGGAAGATTAGTGCAAAATGTGCCTCAAGACATTATGAAATTATGGGATATGGCTGAAGAAAAGAGAACTCCTCTTGAATGGGCTTTCCAATACCTTTGGAACATGGAAGAAGTGAACACAGTCCTTAGTGGTATGAATAGCATAGAGCAGGTAAAGGAGAACATTGAAATAGCCAACAGGTCAGAAATAAACTCCATTAGTGAAAATGACTTGGAGCTTATTCATGAAATTGCTTGGGAATACAAGCAAAGGAGAGGAAATGACTGCACAGGTTGCGGCTACTGCATGCCATGCCCTCATGGAGTGGATGTTGCAGGATGCTTTAGGGAATATAATGTAGCTAAAATGCTAAACAATCCTGCAGGAAGTGCAATGCATTATTTCTCACTTGAAAGCGGCACAAGAGCAGACAGTTGCCTACATTGCGATGACTGCTTAAACCATTGCCCTCAAATAATCCATATCTCTGAAGATTTAAAGAAAGTGGAAGAGTTCTTTGGAAGAAAATACACTTATTTCTAA
- a CDS encoding HesA/MoeB/ThiF family protein, whose product MPERYKGFGYWDIATRQMSIVTRSQQTRFKDAKIGVVGCGGIGGGTILMLARMGLGDLTIIDKDAYDLSNLNRQAISSLETVGVDKSIATKERVRITNPYTKVNAFNEELNEDNIEEVFGDRDIIIDALDNLYTRIIVSRFARENDIPFVHGAIHGTQGQVSVFTKDTPSYEELFSLPSLGKNLGEETKKEISKLTKGVPPVIGPVPNIVGCLESFEAYKLVTGIGEVNYAPKILNFDLLNLESFKVLEL is encoded by the coding sequence ATGCCAGAAAGATATAAAGGATTTGGATACTGGGATATAGCAACTCGTCAAATGAGTATTGTAACTAGAAGCCAACAAACAAGATTTAAAGATGCTAAAATAGGAGTAGTTGGCTGTGGAGGCATAGGTGGAGGAACCATTCTTATGCTTGCACGTATGGGACTTGGAGACTTAACAATAATAGACAAGGATGCATATGATCTGTCAAACTTAAACCGACAAGCAATCTCCAGCTTGGAAACAGTAGGTGTGGACAAATCAATTGCAACAAAGGAAAGAGTCAGAATTACAAACCCTTATACAAAAGTGAATGCTTTCAATGAAGAATTAAATGAGGATAACATTGAGGAAGTATTTGGCGATAGGGACATAATCATTGATGCATTGGATAACCTATACACAAGAATCATTGTAAGCAGATTTGCTAGAGAAAATGATATCCCATTTGTTCACGGAGCTATTCATGGAACACAAGGACAAGTAAGCGTATTCACTAAAGACACTCCATCATATGAGGAATTGTTCTCCCTTCCATCCCTTGGAAAGAACTTGGGAGAGGAAACTAAAAAGGAAATATCAAAATTAACCAAAGGAGTGCCTCCAGTAATTGGACCAGTTCCAAATATTGTTGGATGTTTAGAATCATTTGAAGCTTATAAACTTGTAACTGGAATTGGAGAGGTTAACTACGCTCCAAAAATACTTAATTTTGATTTACTCAACTTAGAATCTTTTAAAGTTTTGGAATTATAA
- the glnA gene encoding type I glutamate--ammonia ligase yields MEERIKNVIERMKADNIKFIRLQFVDLHGIPKNVSIPCELENMEDLLTDGILFDGSSIPGFVGIEGSDLVLKPDISTYSALSWRPEESASCRFICDIYKPNGEPFEGDPRGILKKALAKIKEEGYTYNIGPEPEFFIVDTDDDGYPIPHDDAGYFDVEPVDKGTDFRREITTNLQELGFEVEASHHEVGPGQNEIAFKFDDALKTADAVITFKQAIKAIVANMADFDGFDYRVTFMPKPFFGESGSGMHCHQSLFKDGENIFYDENSETGLSQEAMWFIGGLLKHSAAITAVTNPIVNSYKRLVPGYEAPVYISYGIQNRSTLIRVPAARGKATRIEYRSPDPTCNPYLAFAVMLEAGMDGIKNKIDPGEAIEFNIYELSDEEREEMGIELLPSSLWEAYHTFEDSEIMKEALGDHIFDAFLAAKYEEWDEYRVQVFNYEHKKYLNL; encoded by the coding sequence ATGGAAGAAAGAATCAAAAATGTAATCGAAAGAATGAAAGCAGACAATATAAAGTTTATTAGACTCCAATTTGTTGATTTGCATGGAATTCCAAAAAATGTGTCTATCCCATGTGAATTAGAAAATATGGAAGATTTATTAACTGACGGTATCCTATTTGATGGATCTTCAATACCAGGTTTCGTAGGAATTGAAGGAAGTGACCTTGTATTGAAACCTGATATAAGCACTTATTCCGCTTTATCCTGGAGACCTGAAGAATCTGCATCATGTAGATTTATTTGTGACATTTACAAACCAAATGGAGAACCATTTGAAGGAGACCCAAGAGGAATCCTTAAAAAGGCATTGGCTAAAATCAAGGAAGAAGGTTACACCTACAACATAGGTCCAGAACCTGAATTCTTTATTGTAGACACTGACGATGACGGATATCCAATTCCTCACGATGACGCAGGATACTTTGATGTGGAACCTGTTGACAAGGGAACTGACTTCAGAAGAGAAATTACCACTAACTTACAGGAATTAGGCTTTGAAGTTGAAGCAAGCCACCACGAAGTGGGACCTGGTCAAAACGAAATTGCATTTAAATTCGATGACGCTTTAAAAACTGCAGATGCAGTAATTACATTTAAACAAGCTATTAAAGCTATTGTAGCAAATATGGCTGATTTCGATGGATTTGACTACAGAGTTACCTTCATGCCAAAACCATTCTTTGGAGAAAGCGGAAGTGGAATGCACTGTCACCAAAGTTTATTCAAGGATGGAGAAAACATCTTCTATGATGAAAACAGTGAAACTGGATTATCCCAAGAAGCAATGTGGTTTATTGGAGGATTATTAAAACACTCTGCGGCAATCACAGCAGTTACCAACCCTATTGTAAACTCATACAAAAGATTAGTTCCAGGTTATGAAGCTCCTGTATACATTTCCTATGGTATCCAAAACAGATCCACTTTAATCAGAGTTCCAGCTGCACGTGGAAAGGCCACCCGTATTGAATACAGAAGCCCAGACCCAACTTGTAACCCTTATCTTGCATTTGCAGTGATGTTGGAAGCTGGTATGGATGGTATCAAAAACAAAATTGACCCTGGAGAAGCAATTGAATTCAACATTTATGAGTTAAGCGATGAAGAAAGGGAAGAGATGGGTATTGAATTGTTACCTTCCAGTTTATGGGAAGCATATCATACATTTGAAGATAGCGAAATCATGAAAGAAGCACTTGGAGACCATATATTCGATGCATTCTTAGCTGCAAAATACGAGGAATGGGACGAATACAGAGTCCAAGTATTCAATTACGAACATAAGAAATACTTAAACTTATAG
- a CDS encoding DUF128 domain-containing protein, producing MSESEHRMIEILRILNVQEKPIGSKVIADELKNKGYNLGERAVRYHMQILDEKGYTERKGYSGRVITELGRGKLEKGLIYDQVDFTFSKFEERIYLTDFDYNKKCGNVIVNTSNILDNKAFDIIKKVFAAGVCVSPLINAKKTEINGKKGYVMKTICGTTIDGVFLKNGIPSIPQYGGLVEIEDYYPTKFSELISYKKTSITPLDAFIAKDMTSVLDVAEHGTGTIPANFRIIPETGLKKAKEIIQKLEKVGIGGVLEIGETSENVLGIPVPEGMVGISIIGGITPFCAAQEMDYKVDIKTGESSKHKIKKAKKVEYKKTPFILTKSLNRMNQVDYDIETNEGNIVANISYLDRLDLDDALTIMKRTYKNLPKYMNPLFNIVDHPSDESKVGIATVCSLSIDGILINNGIMSTPRYGGLLELGKPPLFVEMISYDGSSIDPHKIFIFKNLTQISKRKNPKKILASIKEVPYIARPECEAILDKINENGFPIFKVGKPRELVYNAKVDNYNFGIVTGSGLNSIAAIKEKGIAIEAKAVETILPIEDMSLIYEQ from the coding sequence ATGTCAGAATCCGAACATAGAATGATAGAAATTCTAAGAATCCTTAATGTGCAGGAAAAACCAATTGGTTCAAAGGTAATAGCTGACGAGCTTAAAAACAAAGGGTATAACCTTGGTGAAAGAGCAGTGCGTTATCATATGCAAATTCTTGATGAAAAGGGATACACAGAAAGGAAAGGATATTCTGGCAGAGTCATCACCGAACTTGGAAGAGGGAAACTTGAAAAAGGATTGATTTACGACCAAGTGGACTTCACATTTTCAAAATTTGAAGAGAGAATATACTTAACTGATTTTGATTACAATAAAAAATGTGGAAATGTAATCGTAAATACATCAAATATCCTAGACAACAAGGCATTTGACATCATTAAGAAAGTCTTTGCAGCAGGAGTTTGCGTAAGTCCATTGATCAATGCTAAAAAAACTGAAATCAATGGCAAAAAGGGATATGTGATGAAAACCATCTGTGGTACAACAATTGATGGAGTGTTCTTAAAAAATGGAATTCCTTCTATCCCTCAATATGGAGGGCTCGTTGAAATCGAAGATTACTATCCTACCAAGTTCTCAGAACTGATTTCCTACAAGAAAACTTCAATAACTCCATTAGATGCATTTATAGCAAAAGACATGACTTCAGTATTGGATGTTGCAGAACATGGAACAGGTACAATTCCAGCAAACTTTAGGATAATTCCTGAAACCGGGTTAAAGAAGGCAAAGGAAATTATACAAAAACTTGAAAAAGTGGGAATTGGAGGAGTTTTGGAAATTGGAGAGACAAGTGAAAACGTTTTAGGAATTCCAGTCCCTGAAGGAATGGTTGGAATATCAATCATTGGAGGAATCACACCATTCTGTGCAGCTCAGGAAATGGATTATAAAGTTGATATCAAGACTGGAGAATCCTCTAAGCACAAAATCAAGAAAGCAAAGAAAGTGGAGTATAAGAAAACACCGTTTATACTTACAAAATCATTGAATAGGATGAATCAGGTGGATTATGATATTGAAACAAATGAAGGAAACATAGTTGCAAACATATCCTATTTAGATAGACTGGATCTTGATGATGCTTTGACCATCATGAAAAGAACATATAAGAATCTTCCAAAATACATGAATCCTTTATTTAATATTGTAGATCATCCAAGTGATGAAAGCAAAGTTGGAATAGCTACCGTTTGCAGCTTGTCAATTGATGGAATCCTAATCAACAATGGTATCATGAGCACACCAAGATATGGTGGATTATTGGAACTTGGAAAGCCACCATTGTTTGTAGAAATGATTTCATATGACGGTTCTTCAATAGACCCTCATAAAATATTTATCTTTAAAAATTTAACCCAAATAAGCAAAAGGAAAAACCCTAAGAAGATACTCGCTTCAATTAAAGAAGTTCCATACATAGCAAGACCTGAATGTGAAGCTATTTTGGATAAAATTAATGAAAATGGATTCCCTATATTTAAAGTAGGTAAGCCAAGGGAATTGGTGTACAATGCAAAAGTGGACAACTACAACTTCGGAATTGTTACAGGAAGCGGATTGAATTCAATAGCTGCAATTAAGGAAAAGGGAATAGCAATTGAAGCAAAAGCAGTTGAAACCATTTTGCCAATAGAGGATATGAGTTTAATCTATGAACAATGA
- a CDS encoding DUF2097 domain-containing protein, which produces MVDKELTMTSDEVLDYIKNNFKEFDKVDIAYNRVSAKGDVLGVDLSDFRGKPSCRVMIALDGEIISDTIEVDFEEYKEDIIELHHYPKDETKESVYIEVI; this is translated from the coding sequence ATGGTAGATAAGGAATTAACAATGACTTCTGATGAAGTTCTCGATTACATTAAGAATAATTTTAAAGAATTCGATAAAGTTGATATTGCATACAACCGTGTTTCTGCTAAAGGAGATGTCTTAGGTGTAGATCTTTCTGACTTTAGAGGAAAACCAAGTTGTAGAGTGATGATTGCTTTAGATGGTGAAATTATTTCTGATACTATTGAAGTTGACTTTGAAGAATATAAGGAAGATATTATAGAATTACATCACTATCCTAAAGACGAAACTAAAGAGTCTGTTTATATTGAAGTAATCTAA
- a CDS encoding DUF2097 domain-containing protein encodes MVKEIQMDPDDIIEYVRNNVKVDDIFELSYNRVFAPGTVLGLTPEDEETGEGLILSLQLNGELLNQAVDIDLHKVKDEIIEFRHMPGGDEDKLIIVEASL; translated from the coding sequence ATGGTCAAAGAGATACAGATGGACCCAGACGATATTATAGAATATGTAAGAAATAATGTAAAAGTTGATGATATTTTCGAATTATCATATAACAGAGTATTTGCTCCAGGTACTGTACTTGGACTTACTCCAGAAGATGAGGAAACCGGTGAAGGATTAATACTTTCCCTTCAGCTCAATGGTGAATTGTTAAATCAGGCTGTAGATATTGATTTGCATAAGGTAAAGGATGAGATCATCGAATTCCGTCATATGCCTGGTGGAGATGAAGATAAGCTTATCATTGTTGAAGCTAGTTTATAG